In Bacteroidota bacterium, the DNA window TTACTTACCTAAAACAACATGACGAATTGCCTTCAGATAGGATCCATCAGGATCTTCAGCGCAGGGTGTAATCCACCCCCCTTCGCTGTATTCATTCCATGCATAAATCATGGCCAACTTATCCTTGGTTACCTGTCCCGGATAAGCATTCATCCATTTTACCAGGCGTTGGGCATAATTTTCCAATTCTGCAGGTGTGCCCCTATCGTAATGGGGAGAAAGATTAGTTGTTCCTATTTCACAGGGACGTTTGTCCCAACCCGCAGTTATTGTCGGAATATAGAGCATATTTTGTCTATCCGTCCGAATCCATTGAGCAACATTAATGTCCATGAGCTTTTGAAATGGATAGGTTACGTCTACTCCTATTCCATCAGCTGAATGAACGTTATATACTGCCTGAATCTGAAAACCATCAGCAGCAGAGCGAGTTCCACATTCAGCAACCAGTACACCAGGGAACCCGGCGTTACGGGCAGCTTCCTGCAAATAGGTCAAACCATCCTTGTCAGCACCCAAAGGTGAAAATATGATTACCAAAGGTTTGCCATCAACGAGCAGATAACGCGGATGCTTGAAATAAGTCTTGATCCAATAGTTAGCAGCCTGTTTCCAGGCATCTGTTCCTACAATCTCTGATCCGGTATGATTGGCAACAAGCAAACAAAACTGCATTTTTGTATTGTTTTTAGCAACCATAAACATTTGAAGGGAACTATTTTTAGAATCCTTCAATATTTCATCCACATTGATAGGCAGCTTAGTGTCATGCCAGTACCAGTCGAATGCGAAGTAGGATATTCCATTTTCTGACGCAAGGTTTATCTGCTTTTCCATGATTTCCATAGTGTCATCGCGCCATCCCCAAATTGGTTTGCGTCCCGAGAAG includes these proteins:
- a CDS encoding glycoside hydrolase family 99-like domain-containing protein, whose product is MMKVKKYYRSFNGFLFDFFHRMFECKRIKNEGYINLFLFTVLVLIGGCKSDNITQAPSIKLGAYYFDGWAGKCPYDDGTTANAWAKGMPSHYVKLLGTDFSGRKPIWGWRDDTMEIMEKQINLASENGISYFAFDWYWHDTKLPINVDEILKDSKNSSLQMFMVAKNNTKMQFCLLVANHTGSEIVGTDAWKQAANYWIKTYFKHPRYLLVDGKPLVIIFSPLGADKDGLTYLQEAARNAGFPGVLVAECGTRSAADGFQIQAVYNVHSADGIGVDVTYPFQKLMDINVAQWIRTDRQNMLYIPTITAGWDKRPCEIGTTNLSPHYDRGTPAELENYAQRLVKWMNAYPGQVTKDKLAMIYAWNEYSEGGWITPCAEDPDGSYLKAIRHVVLGK